A DNA window from Desulfobacteraceae bacterium contains the following coding sequences:
- the rplU gene encoding 50S ribosomal protein L21 yields MYAVVNSGGKQYRTQPGETLRVEKLPGEVGTPVTFDVLMYSDGENVRIGQPLVENAAVHGHIVEQAKSSKVLVFKFKRRKGYRRKMGHRQPFTAVKIDRIEV; encoded by the coding sequence ATGTACGCTGTGGTGAATTCAGGCGGAAAGCAATACAGAACTCAGCCGGGGGAAACCTTACGGGTGGAGAAGCTGCCCGGCGAGGTCGGGACCCCCGTAACCTTCGACGTCTTGATGTACTCCGACGGCGAGAATGTCCGGATCGGCCAGCCGCTTGTGGAGAACGCCGCGGTTCACGGCCACATCGTCGAACAGGCCAAGTCTTCCAAGGTGCTGGTCTTCAAGTTCAAACGCCGCAAGGGCTATCGCCGCAAAATGGGACACCGGCAGCCTTTCACGGCGGTCAAAATCGACCGCATCGAGGTGTAG
- the proB gene encoding glutamate 5-kinase, which translates to MNSYRKACFDRAKRIVVKVGSNVLTEDNGLNLRALHAISHQISQLCNRGLEIILVSSGAMASGMKKVGLARRPEAIPERQAIAAVGQATLIREYEKAFEKDNKKVAQILLTSDGLANRKRHLNARNTINTLLEWQIIPIVNENDTVMVQEIQFGDNDNLAAMITLLMNADILINLTDIDGLYDKDPRRHRDAALIPQVSTFKREIEKFASDIPGALGTGGMLSKIKAARKLTTAGVPMVIARGEKLDILLALFAGENHGTFFVPKQEKLASRKCWIGFNLKPQGALQIDAGAEEAVLHKGKSLLPSGIVAVEGEFGIGAPVEFKRGNSDVLGIGLVNYNSADIRKIMGLRSNRIKSVLGYKPYDEVIHRDNLALTGEFAL; encoded by the coding sequence ATGAACAGTTACCGTAAAGCGTGTTTCGACCGGGCCAAGCGCATCGTCGTCAAGGTCGGCAGCAATGTCCTGACCGAAGACAACGGCCTGAATCTCAGGGCGCTGCATGCCATCAGCCATCAGATCAGTCAGCTCTGCAACCGCGGGCTGGAAATCATCCTGGTTTCCTCGGGGGCGATGGCCTCCGGCATGAAGAAAGTGGGCCTCGCCCGACGCCCCGAAGCGATCCCGGAACGTCAGGCGATTGCCGCCGTGGGACAGGCCACCCTGATTCGGGAATATGAAAAGGCCTTCGAAAAGGACAACAAAAAAGTGGCCCAGATCCTGTTGACCAGCGACGGCCTGGCCAACCGCAAGCGCCACCTGAACGCCCGCAACACCATCAATACCCTGCTGGAATGGCAGATCATTCCCATCGTCAACGAAAACGACACGGTGATGGTCCAGGAGATCCAGTTTGGCGACAACGACAATCTGGCCGCCATGATCACCCTGCTGATGAACGCCGATATTCTCATCAATCTGACCGACATCGACGGTCTCTACGACAAGGACCCCCGGCGCCACCGGGATGCCGCCCTCATCCCCCAGGTAAGCACCTTCAAACGTGAGATCGAAAAATTTGCCAGCGACATTCCCGGCGCCCTGGGCACCGGCGGCATGCTCAGCAAGATCAAGGCGGCCCGCAAGCTCACCACCGCCGGGGTGCCGATGGTGATCGCGCGCGGTGAAAAACTCGACATCCTGCTGGCGCTCTTCGCAGGCGAAAACCACGGCACCTTCTTCGTTCCCAAACAGGAGAAGCTCGCCAGCCGCAAATGCTGGATCGGCTTCAACCTCAAACCCCAGGGGGCGCTGCAGATCGACGCCGGCGCAGAAGAGGCGGTCCTGCACAAGGGCAAGAGCCTTTTACCCAGCGGCATCGTCGCGGTCGAGGGCGAATTCGGCATCGGGGCGCCGGTGGAATTCAAACGGGGCAACAGCGACGTCCTGGGTATCGGCCTGGTCAACTACAACTCGGCCGACATCCGCAAGATCATGGGACTGCGCTCCAACCGGATCAAGTCGGTGCTCGGCTACAAACCCTACGACGAGGTCATCCACCGCGACAACCTGGCGCTTACCGGCGAATTCGCGCTCTGA
- the obgE gene encoding GTPase ObgE, giving the protein MKFIDEATISVQSGDGGRGCVSFRRERFIPRGGPDGGDGGKGGDVLLLATSRKRTLHHFKYQHSFKAANGAGGEGAQKTGKNGADLVIELPPGTLVYDARTGELLRDLTADGENFRVARGGRGGRGNRRFATATNRAPRFAQPGEPGEAHQLKLELKLLADVGIIGLPNAGKSTLIGAISAARPKTGSYPFTTLEPNLGVVTTDWGAPFVVADIPGLIEGAHQGAGLGIQFLRHIERTRLLVHLIDAGTIDSRQPLRDYHAINAELRSYKPELAAKPQIVVLNKLDLPEAKQKAADFQQALPEIEIVCISAVTGEGLPALKSKVVCLLDKCDEQLP; this is encoded by the coding sequence TTGAAATTCATTGACGAGGCCACGATCAGCGTGCAGTCCGGAGACGGCGGGCGCGGCTGCGTCAGTTTTCGCCGGGAGCGCTTCATTCCCCGGGGCGGGCCGGACGGCGGCGACGGGGGAAAGGGCGGCGATGTCCTGCTGCTGGCCACTTCGCGCAAACGGACGCTCCACCATTTCAAATACCAGCACAGTTTCAAAGCCGCCAACGGCGCCGGCGGCGAGGGCGCGCAGAAAACCGGTAAAAACGGCGCAGACCTCGTCATCGAGCTTCCGCCGGGAACCCTGGTCTACGATGCCCGCACGGGAGAGCTTTTAAGGGACCTGACCGCCGACGGCGAGAATTTTCGGGTCGCCCGGGGCGGACGCGGCGGACGGGGCAACAGACGCTTCGCCACCGCCACCAACCGGGCCCCCCGTTTCGCCCAGCCCGGAGAGCCCGGCGAAGCGCACCAGCTCAAGCTGGAACTCAAGCTACTGGCCGATGTGGGAATCATCGGCCTGCCCAACGCCGGCAAATCCACCCTCATCGGCGCCATATCCGCCGCGCGCCCTAAAACCGGCAGCTATCCCTTCACCACGCTCGAACCCAACCTGGGGGTCGTCACCACCGACTGGGGCGCCCCCTTCGTGGTGGCCGACATCCCGGGGCTGATTGAAGGGGCGCACCAGGGTGCCGGTCTGGGGATTCAGTTTCTGCGGCACATTGAACGCACCCGCCTCCTGGTTCACCTGATCGACGCCGGCACCATCGATTCCCGGCAGCCGCTGAGGGACTACCACGCCATCAACGCGGAACTGCGGTCCTACAAGCCCGAACTGGCGGCCAAACCCCAGATCGTGGTGCTCAACAAGCTGGACCTGCCGGAGGCCAAGCAGAAAGCCGCGGATTTTCAACAAGCCCTGCCCGAAATCGAGATTGTGTGCATCTCGGCGGTGACCGGCGAGGGCCTCCCAGCGCTAAAATCCAAGGTCGTCTGCCTTCTGGACAAATGCGATGAACAGTTACCGTAA
- the rpmA gene encoding 50S ribosomal protein L27 produces the protein MAHKKAGGSSKNGRDSAGQRRGVKCFGGQPVRAGNILVRQVGTKIHPGTNVGMGKDYTLFAKIDGVVAYERLGRSRKKVSVYAD, from the coding sequence ATGGCACATAAAAAAGCAGGGGGCAGTTCCAAAAACGGTCGTGACAGCGCCGGTCAGCGGCGCGGAGTCAAGTGTTTCGGCGGTCAGCCGGTCAGGGCCGGCAATATCCTGGTGCGCCAGGTGGGCACCAAGATCCACCCCGGAACCAATGTTGGCATGGGCAAGGATTACACCTTGTTCGCCAAAATTGACGGGGTTGTAGCGTACGAGCGCCTGGGCCGCTCCCGAAAAAAGGTCAGCGTTTACGCAGATTGA